In Streptomyces sp. NBC_01551, one DNA window encodes the following:
- a CDS encoding lysine N(6)-hydroxylase/L-ornithine N(5)-oxygenase family protein codes for MTAQLDAPHDLVGIGIGPFNLSLAALAHGLPHQGAGELATAFYDQRRDFRWHPGLLIEGATLQVPFLADLVTLADPASPWSFLSYLKHKERLFPFYFAEQFHIQRAEYDSYCRWVAGRLPGLHFGHQVDAVRWNPERDLFEVDFTQIDTDGEAEALGRTYTRNLALGIGTAPHIPEPLRPLAEAPTVPVIHSADYLDNRDRVLGAEHVTIIGSGQSGAEVFLDLLRTRPAGRERLTWLARTPSFAPMEYSKLGLEHFTPDYSRYFHSLPEPVRNRLVPAQWQLHKGIDAGTIAAIHEELYRRTLHGGWPDTVLTPGVTVRTAGRVATTKVELHLEHVEQGTRTRLTTDAVILATGYRERPLSSLLAGLDPYLRKDSTGRPRIDDRYRMVLDPAVTGSVFVQNGERHSHGVGAPDLGLAAWRSAAILNTLTGKDPYPQPTRTAFTTFGLDQREHARPRPAGELLPLVEHP; via the coding sequence ATGACCGCCCAGCTCGACGCCCCCCACGACCTCGTCGGAATCGGCATCGGCCCCTTCAACCTCTCCCTCGCCGCCCTCGCCCACGGCCTGCCCCACCAAGGCGCCGGCGAACTCGCCACCGCCTTCTACGACCAGCGCCGCGACTTCCGCTGGCACCCCGGACTCCTCATCGAAGGCGCCACCCTCCAAGTCCCCTTCCTCGCCGACCTCGTCACCCTCGCCGACCCCGCCAGCCCCTGGAGCTTCCTCAGCTACCTCAAGCACAAGGAACGCCTCTTCCCCTTCTACTTCGCCGAGCAGTTCCACATCCAGCGCGCCGAATACGACTCCTACTGCCGCTGGGTCGCCGGCCGCCTGCCCGGACTCCACTTCGGCCACCAGGTCGACGCCGTCCGCTGGAACCCCGAACGCGATCTCTTCGAAGTCGACTTCACCCAGATCGACACCGACGGCGAAGCCGAAGCCCTCGGCCGCACCTACACCCGCAACCTCGCCCTCGGCATCGGCACCGCCCCCCACATCCCCGAACCCCTGCGCCCCCTCGCCGAAGCCCCCACCGTCCCCGTCATCCACTCCGCCGACTACCTCGACAACCGCGACCGCGTCCTCGGCGCCGAACACGTCACCATCATCGGATCCGGCCAGTCCGGCGCCGAGGTCTTCCTCGACCTGCTCCGCACCCGCCCCGCCGGCCGCGAACGCCTCACCTGGCTCGCCCGCACCCCCTCCTTCGCCCCCATGGAGTACTCCAAGCTCGGCCTCGAACACTTCACCCCCGACTACAGCCGCTACTTCCACTCCCTGCCCGAACCCGTCCGCAACCGCCTCGTCCCCGCCCAATGGCAACTCCACAAAGGCATCGACGCCGGCACCATCGCCGCCATCCACGAAGAGCTCTACCGCCGCACCCTCCACGGCGGCTGGCCCGACACCGTCCTCACCCCCGGAGTCACCGTCCGCACCGCCGGCCGCGTCGCCACCACCAAAGTCGAACTCCACCTCGAACACGTCGAACAGGGCACCCGCACCCGCCTCACCACCGACGCCGTCATCCTCGCCACCGGCTACCGCGAACGCCCCCTCAGCAGCCTCCTCGCCGGACTCGACCCCTACCTCCGCAAGGACTCCACCGGCCGCCCCCGCATCGACGACCGCTACCGCATGGTCCTCGACCCCGCCGTCACCGGCAGCGTCTTCGTACAGAACGGCGAACGCCACAGCCACGGCGTCGGCGCCCCCGACCTCGGCCTCGCCGCCTGGCGCAGCGCCGCCATCCTCAACACCCTCACCGGCAAAGACCCCTACCCCCAGCCCACCCGCACCGCCTTCACCACCTTCGGCCTCGACCAGCGCGAACACGCCCGCCCCCGCCCCGCCGGCGAACTCCTCCCCCTCGTCGAACACCCGTAG
- a CDS encoding aminotransferase class V-fold PLP-dependent enzyme has translation MTAPPGSPGTPGDGPALPPLSGGPGGPDALRPLLGTVLDALRTGAAARRGPLPAGGPDAVAARVAAALGDVLPEHGTGDHEALRTLVHTLAAGAADPADPLCAAHLHCPPLAVAAAADLAVSALNPSLDSWDQAPAASAIEALLTRTLAAELYDTPHPDALVTTGGTEANQLALLLARERHGPHLTVLHGAGAHHSVPRAAWLLGLPPARALPTPTGTLDPARLHEALARTPGPVLVTATAGTTDAGLIDPLEAIADLCDHHGADLHIDAAYGGLLALSPRHRHKLRGLHRAHSVTLDLHKLGWQPVAAGLIAVPDTALLAPLAHQADYLNATDDTEAGLPDLLGRSLRTTRRPDALKIAATLRSLGRDGLARLIDHTCAAAHHLAELLDAHPRFELHSAPTITTVLFRPTPTDDDQLATLRRTLLLDGSAVLGRATADGRLWLKTTLLNPHTTAGDLDTLVTLLEGSTQP, from the coding sequence ATGACAGCGCCCCCCGGCAGCCCCGGCACACCCGGCGACGGCCCCGCCCTGCCGCCGCTCTCCGGCGGGCCCGGCGGCCCCGACGCGCTGCGACCGCTCCTCGGCACCGTCCTCGACGCCCTGCGCACCGGCGCCGCCGCCCGCCGCGGGCCCCTTCCCGCCGGCGGCCCCGACGCCGTCGCCGCCCGTGTCGCCGCCGCGCTGGGCGACGTACTGCCCGAGCACGGGACCGGCGATCACGAGGCGCTCCGGACCCTCGTCCACACCCTCGCCGCCGGCGCCGCCGACCCCGCCGACCCGCTGTGCGCGGCCCACCTGCACTGCCCGCCCCTCGCCGTCGCGGCCGCCGCCGACCTCGCCGTCAGCGCCCTCAACCCCTCACTCGACTCCTGGGACCAGGCCCCCGCCGCCTCCGCCATCGAGGCCCTCCTCACCCGCACCCTCGCCGCCGAGCTCTACGACACGCCTCACCCCGACGCCCTCGTCACCACCGGCGGCACCGAAGCCAACCAACTCGCCCTCCTCCTCGCCCGCGAGCGCCACGGCCCCCACCTCACCGTCCTCCACGGAGCAGGCGCCCACCACTCCGTCCCCCGCGCCGCCTGGCTCCTCGGCCTGCCCCCCGCCCGCGCCCTCCCCACCCCCACCGGCACCCTCGACCCCGCCCGCCTCCACGAGGCCCTCGCCCGCACCCCCGGCCCCGTCCTCGTCACCGCCACCGCCGGAACCACCGACGCCGGACTCATCGACCCCCTCGAAGCCATCGCCGACCTCTGCGACCACCACGGCGCCGACCTCCACATCGACGCCGCCTACGGCGGACTCCTCGCCCTCAGCCCCCGCCACCGCCACAAGCTCCGCGGCCTGCACCGAGCCCACTCCGTCACCCTCGACCTGCACAAACTCGGCTGGCAACCCGTCGCCGCAGGCCTGATCGCCGTCCCCGACACCGCCCTGCTGGCCCCCCTCGCCCACCAGGCCGACTACCTCAACGCCACCGACGACACCGAAGCCGGCCTCCCCGACCTCCTCGGCCGCTCCCTGCGCACCACACGACGCCCCGACGCCCTCAAGATCGCCGCCACCCTGCGCTCCCTCGGCCGCGACGGCCTCGCCCGCCTCATCGACCACACCTGCGCCGCCGCCCACCACCTCGCCGAACTCCTCGACGCCCACCCCCGCTTCGAACTCCACTCGGCCCCCACCATCACCACAGTCCTCTTCCGCCCCACCCCCACGGACGACGACCAGCTCGCCACCCTGCGCCGCACCCTCCTCCTCGACGGAAGCGCCGTACTCGGCCGCGCCACCGCCGACGGCCGGCTCTGGCTCAAAACCACCCTCCTCAACCCCCACACCACGGCCGGCGACCTGGACACCCTCGTCACCCTCCTGGAAGGCAGCACCCAGCCATGA
- the pepN gene encoding aminopeptidase N has translation MSALTRTEAQLRAQALDVHHYAVALDLTVGDDTFDSTVVIRFRVHADATDTFVELKPDELRSATLDGAPLDPAALNGNRLPLTGLGEGDHELRVDARMRYSRTGEGLHRFTDPADGETYVYSQMFLDDVQRVFAAFDQPDLKAVFEFTVTAPAHWTVLANGITERTGQRDGDGAGIWQSAPTPVIATYLAAVAAGPWHSIRTRHAGLPFAIHCRRSLAPHLDADAAEILSITTDCYDRYHEKFSEPYPFDSYDQAFVPEFNAGAMENPGLVTFRDEFVFRSAVTDTERQRRAMVIAHEMAHMWFGDLVTLRWWDDIWLNESFAEYMGYQTLTEATRFTGTWTQFGMERKPWGYDADQRPSTHPIAPDAAAVPDTASALLNFDGISYAKGASALRQLVAWLGEKDFLAGINTHFTRHKFANASLADFVDSLAAHTDRDVHAWAERWLRTTGADTLTPRVEESTDGPAGWTLTVDHAGSRPHHIAVGVYDRHPDDTLEGREPFTLDLPTDEVVSVAGPRPALLVLNDGDLTYAKVRLDDASVNTALRGLAHIPDPLTRAVVWTSLRDMVRDGELDPATYLAAAEAHLPDEDDLAIVQGVLAFAREHVALRYVAPGRRTDALATLTAIARALLRRTEDGSDPGLRLAAVRALVDAATQPDTLAAWLEDDTVPGGPELDPELRWRILARLSVLGAVGESEIDAALAADPSATGEEGAARCRAALPTAEAKAAAWQRMFHDDTLSNYLFKAVAQGFWQPEQAELVRDYVPRYFADAVALGARRGPAIGEAAGFWAFPAYAVDADTLEAGRACLEDPDILPTLRRKLIDQLDDLTRALSVRTT, from the coding sequence ATGTCCGCACTGACACGCACCGAAGCGCAGCTCCGAGCCCAGGCCCTCGACGTCCACCACTACGCCGTCGCCCTCGACCTCACCGTCGGCGACGACACCTTCGACTCCACCGTCGTCATCCGGTTCCGCGTCCACGCCGACGCCACCGACACCTTCGTGGAGCTGAAACCGGACGAACTGCGCTCCGCCACACTCGACGGCGCCCCCCTCGACCCCGCCGCCCTCAACGGCAACCGCCTCCCCCTCACCGGGCTCGGCGAAGGCGACCACGAACTGCGCGTCGACGCCCGGATGCGCTACTCCCGCACCGGCGAAGGCCTGCACCGCTTCACCGACCCCGCGGACGGGGAGACGTACGTCTACTCCCAGATGTTCCTGGACGACGTCCAGCGTGTCTTCGCGGCCTTCGACCAGCCCGACCTCAAAGCCGTCTTCGAGTTCACCGTCACCGCCCCCGCGCACTGGACGGTCCTCGCCAACGGCATCACCGAACGCACCGGCCAACGCGACGGCGACGGCGCCGGAATCTGGCAGTCCGCCCCGACGCCCGTGATCGCCACCTACCTCGCCGCCGTCGCCGCGGGCCCCTGGCACAGCATCCGCACCCGGCACGCCGGACTCCCCTTCGCCATCCACTGCCGCCGCTCCCTCGCCCCCCACCTCGACGCCGACGCCGCGGAAATCCTCTCCATCACCACCGACTGCTACGACCGCTACCACGAGAAGTTCTCCGAGCCCTACCCCTTCGACTCCTACGACCAGGCCTTCGTCCCCGAGTTCAACGCCGGCGCCATGGAGAACCCCGGCCTGGTCACCTTCCGCGACGAGTTCGTCTTCCGCTCCGCCGTCACCGACACCGAACGCCAGCGCCGCGCGATGGTCATCGCCCACGAAATGGCCCACATGTGGTTCGGCGACCTCGTCACCCTGCGCTGGTGGGACGACATCTGGCTCAACGAGTCCTTCGCCGAGTACATGGGCTACCAGACCCTCACCGAAGCCACCCGCTTCACCGGCACCTGGACCCAGTTCGGCATGGAACGAAAGCCCTGGGGCTACGACGCCGACCAGCGGCCCTCCACCCACCCCATCGCCCCCGACGCCGCCGCCGTCCCCGACACCGCCTCCGCGCTCCTCAACTTCGACGGCATCTCCTACGCCAAGGGCGCCTCCGCCCTGCGCCAGCTCGTCGCCTGGCTCGGCGAGAAGGACTTCCTCGCCGGCATCAACACCCACTTCACCCGCCACAAGTTCGCCAACGCCTCCCTCGCCGACTTCGTCGACTCCCTCGCCGCCCACACCGACCGCGACGTCCACGCCTGGGCCGAGCGCTGGCTGCGCACCACCGGCGCCGACACCCTCACCCCGCGCGTCGAGGAGAGCACCGACGGCCCGGCCGGCTGGACCCTCACCGTCGACCACGCCGGCAGCCGCCCCCACCACATCGCCGTCGGCGTCTACGACCGGCACCCCGACGACACCCTCGAAGGCCGCGAGCCCTTCACCCTCGACCTGCCGACCGACGAGGTCGTCTCCGTCGCAGGCCCCCGCCCCGCCCTCCTCGTCCTCAACGACGGCGACCTCACCTACGCCAAGGTCCGCCTCGACGACGCCTCCGTGAACACCGCCCTGCGCGGCCTCGCCCACATCCCCGACCCGCTCACCCGCGCCGTCGTGTGGACCTCCCTGCGCGACATGGTCCGCGACGGCGAACTCGACCCCGCGACCTACCTCGCCGCCGCCGAGGCCCACCTGCCCGACGAGGACGACCTCGCCATCGTCCAGGGCGTCCTCGCCTTCGCCCGCGAACACGTCGCCCTGCGCTACGTCGCCCCCGGCCGGCGCACCGACGCCCTCGCCACCCTCACCGCGATCGCCCGCGCCCTGCTGCGGCGCACCGAGGACGGCTCCGACCCCGGGCTGCGGCTGGCCGCCGTACGCGCCCTCGTCGACGCCGCCACCCAGCCCGACACCCTCGCCGCCTGGCTGGAGGACGACACCGTGCCCGGCGGCCCCGAACTCGACCCCGAACTGCGCTGGCGCATCCTCGCCCGGCTGTCCGTACTCGGCGCCGTCGGCGAGAGCGAGATCGACGCCGCGCTCGCCGCCGACCCCAGCGCCACCGGCGAGGAAGGCGCCGCCCGCTGCCGGGCCGCCCTGCCCACCGCCGAGGCCAAGGCCGCCGCGTGGCAGCGCATGTTCCACGACGACACCCTGTCCAACTACCTCTTCAAGGCCGTCGCCCAGGGCTTCTGGCAGCCCGAACAGGCCGAACTCGTACGGGACTACGTCCCGCGCTACTTCGCGGACGCCGTCGCCCTCGGAGCCCGCCGCGGCCCCGCCATCGGCGAAGCCGCCGGCTTCTGGGCCTTCCCCGCCTACGCGGTCGACGCGGACACCCTCGAAGCGGGCCGCGCCTGCCTGGAGGACCCGGACATCCTCCCCACCCTGCGCCGCAAGCTCATCGACCAACTCGACGACCTGACCCGCGCCCTCAGCGTCCGCACCACCTGA
- a CDS encoding chorismate mutase: MNSSDTDQTDENVSAELARLRDSIDNIDAAVVHMLAERFKCTQQVGHLKAKHQLPPADPTREASQIARLRELAESAKLDPAFAEKLLNFIIAEVIRHHETIAAGED; this comes from the coding sequence ATGAACAGCAGCGACACCGACCAGACCGACGAGAACGTCTCCGCCGAACTGGCCCGCCTGCGGGACAGCATCGACAACATCGACGCGGCGGTGGTCCACATGCTCGCCGAGCGCTTCAAGTGCACCCAGCAGGTCGGCCACCTCAAGGCCAAGCACCAGCTGCCGCCGGCCGACCCCACCCGCGAGGCCAGCCAGATCGCCCGCCTGCGCGAACTCGCCGAAAGCGCCAAACTCGACCCCGCCTTCGCGGAGAAACTCCTCAACTTCATCATCGCCGAGGTCATCCGCCACCACGAGACGATCGCCGCAGGCGAAGACTGA
- a CDS encoding response regulator transcription factor — translation MTIRVVIADDQDMVRTGFRMILESQPDLEVVADAEDGEAALAAVAEHRPDVLLLDIRMPKLDGLEVIRRLTARDTDKPRIVIVTTFDLDEYVHAALHGGASGFLLKDASPAMLVEAVRAAAAGDALVSPAITVRLLREMAPPTPAAAQAARRPAEPLTDRERDVVRCVARGLTSAEIAGELYVSLSTVKTHLANVQAELDARNRVEIAAWAWESGLASTPAT, via the coding sequence ATGACGATCAGAGTGGTCATCGCGGACGACCAGGACATGGTCAGAACCGGATTCCGGATGATCCTCGAAAGCCAGCCCGACCTGGAAGTCGTCGCCGACGCCGAGGACGGCGAGGCCGCGCTCGCCGCGGTCGCGGAGCACCGGCCGGACGTCCTGCTCCTCGACATCCGAATGCCGAAACTCGACGGCCTCGAAGTCATCCGGCGACTGACCGCCCGGGACACCGACAAGCCGCGCATCGTCATCGTCACCACCTTCGACCTCGACGAGTACGTCCACGCGGCGCTCCACGGCGGAGCGTCCGGCTTCCTCCTGAAAGACGCGAGCCCGGCCATGCTGGTTGAGGCTGTCCGCGCGGCCGCCGCCGGCGACGCGCTGGTCTCGCCCGCCATCACCGTGCGGCTGCTGCGCGAGATGGCCCCGCCCACCCCGGCCGCCGCCCAGGCGGCCCGCCGCCCCGCCGAACCCCTCACGGACCGGGAGCGGGACGTCGTACGGTGCGTCGCGCGCGGCCTGACCAGCGCCGAGATCGCGGGCGAGCTGTACGTCTCGCTGTCCACCGTCAAGACCCACCTGGCCAACGTCCAGGCCGAACTCGACGCCCGCAACCGCGTCGAGATCGCCGCCTGGGCCTGGGAATCGGGCCTGGCGTCGACCCCAGCGACGTGA
- a CDS encoding serine protease, with the protein MTRTAQPPTKGSVLTVSTLARTIKRTLAVGAVALAAVSLQPANAGAAPAPVVGGTRAAQGEFPFMVRLSMGCGGALYTQQIVLTAAHCVNGSGNNTSITATAGVVDLNSSSAVKVKSTKVLQAPGYNGKGKDWALIKLAKPINLPTLKIADTKAYDNGTFTVAGWGATREGGGQQRYLMKATVPFVSDASCQSAYGSDLVPGEEICAGLPQGGVDTCQGDSGGPMFRRDNNNAWIQVGIVSWGEGCARPNFPGVYTEVSTFATAIKNAAATL; encoded by the coding sequence ATGACGCGCACGGCCCAACCCCCCACGAAAGGCAGTGTGTTGACTGTGTCCACCCTTGCCCGAACCATCAAGCGCACCCTCGCCGTCGGCGCTGTCGCCCTCGCGGCCGTCAGCCTCCAGCCCGCCAACGCCGGCGCCGCGCCCGCGCCCGTCGTCGGCGGCACCCGCGCCGCCCAGGGCGAGTTCCCCTTCATGGTCCGGCTCTCCATGGGCTGCGGCGGCGCCCTCTACACCCAGCAGATCGTGCTCACCGCCGCCCACTGCGTGAACGGCTCCGGCAACAACACCTCCATCACCGCCACCGCCGGGGTCGTCGACCTCAACAGCTCCAGCGCCGTCAAGGTCAAGTCCACCAAGGTCCTCCAGGCCCCCGGCTACAACGGCAAGGGCAAGGACTGGGCCCTCATCAAACTCGCCAAGCCCATCAACCTGCCCACCCTCAAGATCGCCGACACCAAGGCCTACGACAACGGCACCTTCACCGTCGCCGGCTGGGGCGCCACCCGCGAGGGCGGCGGCCAGCAGCGGTACCTGATGAAGGCCACCGTGCCGTTCGTCTCCGACGCGAGCTGCCAGAGCGCCTACGGCAGCGACCTGGTACCCGGCGAGGAGATCTGCGCCGGCCTGCCCCAGGGCGGCGTCGACACCTGTCAGGGCGACTCCGGCGGCCCCATGTTCCGCCGCGACAACAACAACGCCTGGATCCAGGTCGGCATAGTCAGCTGGGGCGAGGGCTGCGCCCGGCCCAACTTCCCCGGCGTCTACACCGAGGTCTCCACCTTCGCCACGGCCATCAAGAACGCCGCCGCGACCCTCTGA